Proteins encoded together in one Candidatus Nitrosocaldus cavascurensis window:
- a CDS encoding adenosine-specific kinase — translation MNILSVRLEAPPNTNMIVGQAHFIKTVEDMYEMLVSSSPTIRFGIAFCEASGKALIRYDGNDDMLVRKAIEFASMISAGHVFVLLISNAYPINILNRVKMMDEVACIYCATANPVELIIVETEQGRGVLGVVDGVKSKGVESDEDRRERHELLRRLGYKR, via the coding sequence ATGAACATACTGAGTGTAAGGCTAGAGGCTCCTCCAAATACAAATATGATAGTAGGGCAGGCGCACTTCATAAAGACTGTAGAGGATATGTATGAGATGCTAGTAAGCAGCAGCCCAACAATAAGGTTTGGCATAGCGTTTTGTGAAGCAAGTGGCAAAGCATTGATAAGGTACGATGGGAACGATGATATGCTGGTAAGGAAGGCTATAGAGTTTGCTAGCATGATATCTGCTGGTCATGTGTTTGTGCTTCTTATAAGCAATGCATACCCAATAAACATACTTAACAGGGTTAAGATGATGGATGAGGTTGCATGTATATACTGTGCTACAGCAAACCCTGTAGAACTCATAATTGTAGAGACTGAGCAGGGTAGAGGAGTGCTTGGTGTTGTTGATGGTGTTAAGAGCAAGGGTGTTGAGAGTGATGAGGATAGAAGAGAGAGGCATGAACTACTGCGTAGGCTAGGTTACAAGAGATGA